The following proteins are co-located in the Candidatus Zymogenaceae bacterium genome:
- the meaB gene encoding methylmalonyl Co-A mutase-associated GTPase MeaB, with protein MTDPRTQAVLDGDIRTTARLIRDIDDEMPGYIEALMNIYPHTGKAHLLGITGLPGAGKSTLVDQIVEHIRMRGSTVGLVLVDPTSPFSGGAILGDRIRMQRHYTDPGVFIRSVATRGHLGGISRSTNDIVNVLDAMGKDTVIVETVGVGQDETEIASAAHTTVVVLTPGMGDEIQAIKAGILEVGDIFVINKADRDGTDRAVRDLETMLDMDTRIQDGFRPPVVTTEALSGRGLENLMDAIESHRVHILQTDQLQEKKRKRAEFEVMELLKESLLTAAVASRGGMVGMEKIFDSVSRRNTDPYSEVQSLIQKLLKT; from the coding sequence GTGACCGATCCACGCACACAGGCCGTCCTCGACGGTGATATTCGAACGACCGCCCGTCTCATTCGGGATATCGACGACGAGATGCCCGGATATATCGAGGCGCTCATGAACATCTACCCCCACACCGGGAAGGCTCACCTTTTGGGTATCACGGGCCTTCCCGGTGCGGGAAAATCCACCCTTGTCGATCAAATCGTCGAGCATATCAGGATGAGAGGCTCCACCGTCGGTCTTGTGCTGGTGGATCCTACTAGTCCCTTCTCCGGCGGCGCCATCCTGGGCGATCGCATCCGCATGCAGAGGCACTACACCGATCCGGGCGTCTTCATCCGATCCGTTGCCACCAGAGGACACCTCGGCGGCATCTCCCGCAGCACCAACGACATTGTCAACGTCCTGGACGCCATGGGCAAAGACACGGTAATCGTTGAGACGGTGGGGGTGGGACAGGATGAAACGGAGATCGCCAGTGCCGCCCACACCACAGTGGTGGTCCTCACACCGGGCATGGGCGATGAGATACAGGCCATCAAGGCCGGGATCCTCGAGGTGGGGGATATCTTTGTCATCAACAAGGCGGATCGGGACGGGACCGACCGGGCCGTCCGGGATTTGGAGACGATGTTGGATATGGACACCCGGATCCAAGACGGTTTTCGGCCGCCGGTGGTCACAACCGAGGCACTGAGCGGTCGGGGGCTGGAGAACCTGATGGATGCCATTGAAAGCCACCGCGTCCATATTTTACAGACTGATCAATTGCAGGAAAAAAAGCGGAAGCGGGCGGAATTCGAGGTGATGGAACTCCTCAAGGAGTCGCTTCTGACGGCGGCCGTCGCCAGCCGGGGGGGGATGGTTGGCATGGAGAAAATCTTCGACTCCGTCTCCCGGCGGAACACCGACCCGTACAGCGAGGTGCAATCACTCATCCAAAAACTGCTGAAAACATAG